One window of Branchiostoma lanceolatum isolate klBraLanc5 chromosome 6, klBraLanc5.hap2, whole genome shotgun sequence genomic DNA carries:
- the LOC136437173 gene encoding uncharacterized protein: MIFDNNKGGTLLQGETLQLVCEASGIPKPDITVTLPSGLNATNESRGRVIVGVNGTITIINVTAADAGQYICIAASPAGAASDKLFVEVETPTSVMPDISTTLEISDIIASTVSATQPDGTVFKKPTIASFKISDNTLAQGETLHLVCNALGIPPPNVVVTLPSGLIATAESSGRVTVGGNGTINITNVTAADAGQYICIASNTVGSESATVFVNAQTVASASLPFTVSPLVSTYFPLGNANKPAAIGLGTFGGILLISGLALVLALWWRRMTRKALATTAPKDDSTNTDDTANSGNNDPDTTRSAAGPNEQENMPENVYEDPESLMAIASCMPKTSDSHGPDDQTCPSRGAEGPDCAPKAVSVQKPMTVHELVNIVYGKGGEEVTASSQYINGDGHQEAVAAAYRENDSEKESVHDNSHVIYENTDKDITMHGSAASHVSYENTNNTNEDEAVLYASAQLIYGNENENAVSAASQSIYRDVNEKPESLVSQIIYGNDNEKAESAASQSIYNNDCEKPESLASQMIYGKGDEKTEAAASCLIYENND; this comes from the coding sequence ATGATTTTTGACAACAACAAAGGCGGCACACTGTTACAGGGGGAAACTCTCCAGTTGGTCTGTGAAGCTTCAGGCATACCTAAACCAGACATCACAGTCACCCTCCCATCTGGACTGAATGCAACTAATGAGTCAAGGGGGAGGGTGATTGTGGGAGTGAATGGTACCATCACCATAATtaatgttactgcagcagatgccGGACAGTACATCTGTATCGCAGCAAGTCCTGCTGGCGCTGCATCTGACAAACTATTTGTTGAGGTAGAGACCCCGACATCGGTCATGCCAGACATATCCACTACTTTGGAGATCTCTGATATCATAGCTTCAACAGTATCTGCCACACAGCCTGACGGCACTGTGTTCAAAAAGCCAACGATTGCGAGCTTTAAGATAAGCGATAACACACTAGCGCAGGGGGAGACCCTCCATTTGGTCTGCAACGCTTTAGGTATACCTCCTCCCAATGTTGTTGTCACTCTCCCATCTGGACTGATAGCAACTGCTGAGTCGAGTGGGAGGGTGACTGTGGGAGGGAATGGTACCATTAACATAACTAATGTTACTGCGGCAGATGCTGGCCAGTACATCTGTATTGCGTCAAATACTGTCGGCTCGGAGTCAGCCACAGTGTTTGTTAATGCACAAACCGTCGCATCTGCTTCGCTCCCTTTCACTGTTTCGCCTCTAGTGTCAACTTATTTTCCACTTGgaaatgcaaataagccagctgCTATTGGTCTCGGCACATTTGGCGGAATTCTGCTGATTTCTGGCCTTGCTCTTGTCCTTGCACTTTGGTGGAGGCGAATGACTAGAAAGGCACTTGCAACCACAGCACCGAAAGACGATTCCACCAATACAGACGACACGGCAAACAGTGGCAACAATGACCCAGATACAACCCGCAGTGCTGCAGGTCCAAACGAACAGGAAAACATGCCCGAAAATGTATATGAGGACCCAGAATCACTCATGGCCATTGCTTCATGTATGCCAAAGACAAGTGATAGCCATGGTCCTGATGACCAGACATGTCCTTCTAGAGGTGCTGAAGGGCCAGATTGTGCACCAAAAGCTGTGTCGGTCCAAAAGCCAATGACAGTCCATGAACTAGTAAACATCGTGTATGGGAAGGGTGGGGAAGAAGTTACCGCTTCCTCTCAATACATTAATGGCGATGGCCATCAGGAAGCGGTAGCTGCTGCTTACCGTGAGAATGACAGTGAGAAGGAATCAGTGCATGACAATTCTCATGTCATCTATGAAAATACTGACAAGGACATTACAATGCATGGTTCTGCTGCTTCTCATGTCAGTTATGAGAATACCAATAACACCAATGAGGACGAAGCAGTTTTATATGCTTCTGCTCAGTTGATCTATGGGAATGAAAATGAGAACGCAGTATCCGCTGCCTCTCAATCAATCTACAGGGATGTTAATGAGAAGCCAGAATCCCTGGTTTCTCAGATCATTTATGGAAATGACAACGAGAAAGCAGAATCTGCTGCATCTCAGTCCATCTACAATAATGATTGTGAGAAACCAGAATCTCTTGCTTCCCAGATGATTTATGGGAAAGGTGATGAGAAAACAGAAGCTGCTGCTTCTTGTTTGATCTATGAGAATAATGATTAA
- the LOC136436154 gene encoding hydroxysteroid 11-beta-dehydrogenase 1-like protein produces the protein MSRLAWASLMVVLAAVGIGVYWNYDGFDPEMIRGATVVITGCSTGIGEEMAYQYARLGAKILITARRENRLKEVVAKAKSLGAQEAHYVAGDMGKAEDCERTIQTAREKFGRLDYLVLNHEGSSKKNIHEYFGTKSWDEDPDMDFFIDYLNINVVGYVRLASLALPLLKESKGHLIVVSAIIGKVPFPNLTWGATVKFALDGFFSSLRVELMKAQQDVSVTLPILGMIRTPAAEKIMQKTEKGREMLKMSVPVDETARAIIRGGATGAREVYIPASMCWTLTKLRAIVPSFVDTYFINFDI, from the exons GCCAGTCTTATGGTAGTGTTGGCCGCGGTTGGGATCGGGGTCTACTGGAACTATGATGGCTTCGATCCAG AGATGATACGCGGCGCAACAGTCGTCATCACAGGCTGCAGTACCGGTATCGGCGAAGAGATGGCGTACCAGTACGCCCGGCTGGGAGCAAAAATCCTCATCACAGCCAGGAGGGAGAACAGACTGAAGGAG GTCGTAGCGAAGGCGAAGTCTCTGGGTGCCCAGGAGGCGCACTACGTGGCCGGGGACATGGGGAAGGCGGAGGACTGTGAGAGAACCATTCAAACAGCCAGGGAGAAATTCG GACGTCTTGACTATCTAGTTCTTAATCACGAAGGATCAAGTAAGAAGAACATTCACGAATACTTCGGGACAAAGTCTTGGGACGAGGACCCTGATATGGACTTCTTCATAGACTACTTGAACATCAATGTGGTTGGTTACGTCCGGCTGGCCTCCCTGGCATTGCCGTTGCTGAAGGAGAGCAAAGGACATCTCATTGTTGTCTCAGCCATCATTG GAAAGGTTCCATTTCCTAACCTGACCTGGGGCGCAACCGTGAAGTTCGCGTTGGACGGGTTCTTCAGCTCCCTCCGTGTGGAACTGATGAAGGCTCAGCAGGACGTGTCCGTCACCCTGCCGATCCTCGGCATGATCAGAACGCCCGCGGCGGAGAAAATTATGCAG AAAACGGAGAAGGGACGAGAGATGCTGAAGATGTCGGTCCCTGTTGACGAGACAGCCCGGGCCATCATCCGGGGCGGGGCGACCGGAGCCCGCGAGGTCTATATCCCGGCGTCCATGTGCTGGACTCTGACGAAACTCAGGGCCATAGTTCCTTCCTTCGTCGATACCTACTTCATCAACTTTGATATTTGA
- the LOC136437174 gene encoding leucine-rich repeat-containing protein 4-like: protein MANKLKTLLVILLICLREPGQSAACSSSCSSRCDCSRRGLSSVPQDLPTNITQLNLQRNSITGLGRSDVSKYIKLTELRMLANKLTYIQPGTFSGLSQLQTLSLSLTQITKIDPGTFTNLPELFRLDLYYNKLTDILPGIFTNLTKLSELLLDNNKITHIRSGTFSDLPELKTLQLSFNQIRGIQPGAFSNLPSLESIRLRNNLLTNIDPGAISNLPKLGKVGLFGNPWQCDCRMAPPRKLYDWLKLDEKATCQEPSNLHGKIIAYINPEDLICESPKIVSFKENKGGTLVQGETLQLVCEATGIPKPDITVTLPSGLNATAESGGRVTMGVNSTIAITNVTAADAGQYICIAENPDGTASDKLFVEVNNKTSGVYNGAANMSDVIAPTSNSKSDGMMFKKPPQHITVTLPSGLDATSESGGRVTVGVNGTIIITNVTASDAGLHTCTGLNTEGSTSTTLFVDVEMTKSVRFPFTPSPKSTSSVGNAVSKIHIYIGVGIFAVFFFISSLAFALCYLRRTHLNPAPASVGALASVQVHQTLQINVVHDDGAGQQTHFDEEYEDKEATTSKSLYENDTEDIVAATHQSHYENDNEEEAVVSDTSQPVYGNDNEEGKIAATSQSVYENDNEEEVLTASSQSIYENDNEEEIVAATSQSIYENDNEEEIVAATSQSIYENDNEEEVLTATSQSVYGNDKEEEVLTATSQSIYENDNEEEIVAATSQSVYGNDNEEEVLTATSQSIYENDNEEEIVAATSQSVYENDNEDEVVAATSESVYENDNEEEIVAAISQSVYKRDDEEEEMCDTSQVIHENNNEEEAVSHDSSQLISDNDDDEAESAASQVVNENDNEEGVASAASRAIYDNEDEKSSTCHLLYRNNSKKAESASYVINEKDDTGE from the coding sequence ATGGCAAACAAGCTGAAGACCCTCCTGGTTATTCTACTCATCTGCCTGAGGGAACCTGGTCAAAGtgcagcctgcagcagcagctgttcatcaCGCTGTGACTGTAGCCGCAGAGGCCTCAGCAGTGTTCCTCAGGACCTGCCTACAAACATCACTCAACTTAACTTGCAACGCAATTCCATCACAGGCTTGGGTCGGTCTGACGTCTCAAAGTACATAAAGTTGACAGAGTTGCGGATGCTAGCAAACAAGTTAACTTACATTCAGCCTGGTACATTTTCAGGTCTATCACAGCTCCAAACGTTGTCCCTATCCCTAACCCAGATAACTAAGATTGACCCCGGTACATTTACCAACCTACCGGAGCTCTTTCGCTTGGACCTGTATTACAATAAGCTAACTGACATCCTTCCAGGTATATTCACAAATCTAACCAAGCTCAGCGAGTTGTTGCTGGACAACAACAAGATAACTCACATTAGGTCTGGCACATTCTCAGATTTGCCTGAACTCAAAACTTTGCAACTGTCCTTTAATCAAATACGAGGTATTCAACCTGGGGCATTCTCAAACCTACCCAGTCTTGAAAGCATACGCCTAAGAAATAACCTTCTAACTAATATTGATCCTGGTGCAATCTCAAATTTGCCCAAGCTTGGAAAGGTTGGACTGTTTGGAAACCCCTGGCAATGTGACTGTAGAATGGCGCCTCCCAGGAAACTGTACGACTGGCTCAAATTAGATGAAAAAGCTACTTGTCAAGAACCTAGCAACCTCCATGGGAAAATAATTGCCTATATAAACCCCGAAGATCTAATCTGTGAAAGCCCAAAGATTGTGAGTTTTAAAGAGAACAAAGGTGGCACATTGGTGCAGGGAGAAACTCTCCAGTTGGTATGTGAAGCTACAGGTATACCTAAACCAGATATCACAGTTACCCTCCCATCTGGACTGAATGCTACTGCTGAGTCAGGAGGGAGGGTGACAATGGGAGTGAATAGTACCATCGCCATAActaatgttactgcagcagatgctGGGCAGTACATCTGTATTGCAGAAAATCCTGATGGCACTGCATCTGACAAACTGTTTGTTGAGGTAAACAACAAAACATCAGGCGTATACAATGGCGCTGCGAATATGTCTGATGTCATAGCTCCAACATCTAACTCAAAGTCTGATGGTATGATGTTCAAAAAGCCTCCACAACACATCACAGTCACCCTACCATCTGGCCTTGATGCAACTTCTGAGTCAGGAGGGAGGGTGACTGTGGGAGTGAATGGTACCATTATCATAACGAATGTTACTGCATCAGATGCTGGTCTGCACACATGTACTGGATTAAATACTGAAGGTTCTACATCAACAACACTGTTTGTTGATGTGGAAATGACAAAATCGGTTCGGTTCCCATTTACTCCATCTCCAAAGTCAACATCTTCAGTGGGAAATGCAGTAAGCAAGATTCACATCTATATTGGTGTTGGTATATTCgctgtgtttttctttatttcttctcTTGCATTTGCACTTTGTTACTTGCGAAGAACCCATCTAAACCCAGCACCTGCATCAGTAGGTGCACTGGCATCTGTGCAAGTCCACCAGACGTTGCAAATTAACGTGGTTCATGATGATGGTGCCGGGCAGCAAACACATTTTGACGAAGAATATGAAGATAAAGAAGCTACTACATCCAAGTCTCTCTATGAGAATGATACTGAGGATATAGTAGCCGCAACTCATCAGTCTCACTATGAGAATGATAACGAGGAGGAGGCAGTAGTGTCTGATACCTCTCAGCCTGTCTATGGGAATGATAACGAGGAAGGAAAAATAGCCGCTACATCTCAGTCTGTCTATGAGAATGATAACGAGGAGGAAGTACTAACCGCTTCTTCTCAGTCTATCTATGAGAATGATAACGAGGAGGAAATAGTAGCCGCTACTTCTCAGTCTATCTATGAGAATGATAACGAGGAGGAAATAGTAGCTGCTACTTCTCAGTCTATCTATGAGAATGATAACGAGGAGGAAGTACTAACCGCtacttctcagtctgtctatgGGAATGATAAGGAGGAGGAAGTACTAACCGCTACTTCTCAGTCTATCTATGAGAATGATAACGAGGAGGAAATAGTAGCCGCtacttctcagtctgtctatgGGAATGATAACGAGGAGGAAGTACTAACCGCTACTTCTCAGTCTATCTATGAGAATGATAACGAGGAGGAAATAGTAGCTGCTACTTCTCAGTCGGTCTATGAGAATGATAACGAGGACGAGGTAGTAGCTGCTACTTCTGAATCTGTCTATGAGAATGATAACGAGGAGGAAATAGTAGCCGCTatttctcagtctgtctatAAGAGAGACGATGAGGAGGAAGAAATGTGTGATACTTCTCAGGTTATTCACGAGAATAACAATGAGGAAGAAGCAGTATCACATGACTCTTCTCAGCTCATCTCTgataatgacgatgatgaaGCAGAATCTGCTGCTTCTCAAGTCGTCAATGAGAACGACAACGAGGAGGGAGTAGCATCTGCTGCATCTCGTGCCATCTATGACAATGAAGATGAAAAGTCGAGTACTTGTCATTTGTTGTACAGAAACAACAGTAAAAAGGCAGAATCTGCCTCTTACGTCATCAATGAGAAAGACGACACGGGGGAGTAG